Part of the Salvelinus fontinalis isolate EN_2023a chromosome 1, ASM2944872v1, whole genome shotgun sequence genome is shown below.
ataagcttccgggtttgagtcccgttccttgaaagcggcagctctagcctttagctcagtgcagatgttggttggggtatgtacgtacggtcactgtggggacaacgtcgttgatgcacttattgataaagccagtgactgatgtggtgtactcctcaatgccatcggatgaatcccagaacatattccagtctgtggtagcaaaacagttctgtagcttagcatctgcgtcatctgaccacttccatattgagcgagtcacaggtacttcctgctttaaatttcacaggaatcaggagggtagaattatggtcagatttgccaaatgaagggcGAGGGAGAGTTTTGTAAGCAgctctgtgtggagtaaaagtggtctagagccccccccccccccgattgcacgtaacatgctggtagaaatgaggttaaAAAGGATAAGttcccctgcattaaagtccccggccactaggagcgctgcatctggatgagcattttcttgtttgtttatagCTCGTTGAGTGAGGTCTTAGAGcgagcatcggtttgtggtgaaaaatatagatgaaaactcttggtaaatagtatggtctacagcttatcatgagaaactctacctcagtcgagcaaaacctcgagactccCTTAATATTAgctttcgtgcaccagctgttattgacaaagacACACAGACCCCTTGTCTTAGCGGCGGCAGCTGTTCCATCTTGCCGATGCAGCTGtaaacccagccagctgtatgttatccatgtcgttgttcagccacgactcggtgaaacataagatattacagttaatatcccgttggtaggatagtgtaagaatattttgaagataaatacacaacgcagaggacgAAAAGACTAGAtttaatgatcaatggaaatggtGGTTTTTCTGTAATAGGAAATTATTGATCACTGGGTCAGATACATGGCAGGAATTTGTCTAGGCACCGAGcctgaaataggatacttgttatttggccagtggcccagttttattgcaaggaattctTATTGGTCAACCACAAGCTAGGGCTGGATTATAAATCAATTCCCGttcctttgttctgtggagagaatcactgaggacaggcGAGCAcgaacatctacctccccacaTGATTTGTTCTCTTTGAATAAACGTATTTACCTCGGGGTCTGTGTTACTGAATCATAACATCCACTGCTAACAGTAGTCTTGAGCGGAGCTCATCCATTTTGTTATCCAATTGTGCGTTAGCTAATAGAACTGTTGGTAGAGGGGGATTACTCACTCGCCGTCGGATGCTTACAAGGCACCCTGACCTAGATTCCCGATATCTCAGTCTCTTCTTAATGAGAaggacagggatttgggcctcgTCGGGTGTCTGAAGCAAATCCTTCGCATCTGACTCGTTTAAGAAAAATAATAATCTtggtccagtacgaggtgagtaatcgctgtcctgagaTCTAGAAGCTCCTTTCAGGTCTTAAGAGACGATGGCAGAAACATtacgtacaaaataagttacaaataacgcgaaaacACAATAGGAtagttggttaggagcctgtaaaatggcagccatctcctTCAGCGCCAACtgtcagcacacagccaagacaacgcaggagcggTCTTGAAATGTCAAGCGCATCTCTGGataaacctgaaaatagctgtgcagcaacgctcccatccaacccgacagagcttgataggattTGCAGAGAAAAATACTTGTGTagaatttgtttttaaatttctttataaatttgcaaatatgcccaaacctgtttttgctttatcgtAATAAAggtagattgacgaggggaaaaaaacaatttaaattaattttagaataaggctgtaacgaaacaaaatgaggaaaaagtcaaggggtctgaatactttccgaaagcactttACGTGCCAGAAAAGTATCTCTGTGGTACAGAAATGAAACATCTATTTCTGTATACTAATAGTCTGACACCATGTTAAAGTTTATCTACCATATACAACAAATACTCTGAATCAAACCAACAAATAAGTATTAAAATAGTTATACAAGCCCAGCGCCAGCCAGTCTCTGTTCTCACCTTCTTAGAGACTTTAGGGAACGTCTGTGGTTTAGTTGTTGTTGCCTTCTTATTTTTAGGCGTCGTTAATTCTTCCTCATCCTCTGACGAGGCTTCTCCGTCCCTTTTTCTCTTACCGTTTACAGTGcctgtggagggagaggagagggataatGAGAAAAATAGCCTTCTTGTCAATCTATCCAGTTATATAAAAACAATCCTGGTTATAAGAATTTAAACGAACCCAATAACCCATTTAAAAAAGGGCAATACAACTATAAAACAATTCAAACAAGGATGACTAATTTAATTGTAGCGTGATAATTAGCCTTGCTGCAAAACATGGGCCATTTTTCCTTCTTTTGGTAAATGGCTCCAATGTGTAGGCCATTAAGATAGCACTCAACAGATAGCCTCAGTTGTACTGGGGCTTATGGAGGCATTTAAAAGCTATAAATTGTCAAGAATCAAAATGGGTAAATATCATGAATTTAAAATGCCCATTGAACAGTTTCCCCAGGTTCCAGACTGTACCTTTTTAGTGGCGTTCAACACTCACCGTTAGCGATGGGAGTGGTGACTGCTGCCGGTGCTTTCACCGCCGCCTCTTCTTCAGAAGAAGAGTCGTCTGATGAGCTGCTGGCCTCCTTGGTTTTAGGTCTGGCTGCTGGGGTGGTCTTGGGGGTGGCAGTCTTTTTACTGGCCTCTTCCTCAGAGCTAGTCTCCTCGGAAGAGGAAGACTCGGCAGCCTTGGTCGGTTTCGTTGCCTTGACTGCAGAGGTGGTTGCTTTGGGTGTAGCTGGCTTTCCATTGGTCAGAGCAGGCTTAGCGGGCGTTGTCTTGGCGGCCTCTGTCTCCACCTCCGAGTCGGAACTGTCGGAAGAGTCCGAGCTGCTTTCGGCTGCCTTTTTAGCAGAGGCTGGGGTTGTAGCCTTCACTGCTGCTGGTTTGGGCGCTGCTGCTGCAAGGTTCAAAGTTCAATTTAGTTGTCAtatgtataaaaaaatacaatGGAATGCTTATTCACAAGCGACCTCGAAATATGAAAaagatacaacaacaaaaaataagccTACACATAAGTATGAGAGAGAATCTGTGAATCTTCTTACCCTCTTCATCGCTGGAGTCACTTGAAGAGCTGCTGTCCTCCTTGGCTTTAGGTCTGGCTGCTGCGGTGGTCTTAGGGGTGGTCTTGGGGGTGGTGGTGGGTTTTACAGCCTTTTTACTGGCCTCTTCTTCCTCAGAGCTACTCTCCTCGGACGATGACGACTCTGCAGCTTTAGCCGGTGTCTTGACGGCAGGACTCTTGGCTGCACGTTTGGTGGGGGTCTTCTTGGCGGCAGCAGCCTGGTCCTCCGAGTCCGAGCTGTCTGAATCGGAGCTGCTCTCGGCTGCTGCCTTGGCTGGGGCTGATTTAGTCACCACTGGTGTGGCTGGTTTGGAGGCTGGTTTAGTAACCGGGGTGGCTGGTTTGGAGCCTGGTTTAGTAACCGGGGTGGCTGGTTTGGAGCCTGGTTTAGTAACCGGGGTGGCTAGTTTGGAGCCTGGTTTAGCAACAGAGGCTGGGGTAGCCTTCTTAGCTGGGGGTTCATCATCTTCAGAAGAAGAGTCGGAGTCCGAGCTGTTTGCTGTAGCGGCCTTGGCTGGGGCCTTGGCTGGGGCCTTGGCTGGGGCCTTGGCTGGGGCCTTGGCTGGGGCCTTGGCTGGGGCCTTGGCTGGGGCCTTGGCTGGGGCCTTGGCTGGGGCCTTGGCTGGGGCCTTGGCTGGGGCAGCTGCAGCAGGTTTAGCCGGTGTCTCGTCCTCAGAACTGCTGTCAGAGTCTACAGGACAGACATATGTGAACaatacaacatttaaaaaaaggtagaTTCAGTTAAATAATGCGAGTTTGTTTGACATTCGTCTAAGCCAAGACCTAAATTATAATCCCCCACTACCTAGTGCTATGTAACACTttactgtgtttttctgtggacACGGGGGGGAAATATTTCCAAAAAATTATTCAGCGCCCAACAAAGAGAAAAATATTTCTTAACAAGTTCAGACAGCTTTATCCGGTGTCAGACTGAAATGTTTTCAACTGGTGCAGagtgagaacagagaacagaataCTGAGGACAGGGAAGATTGAACATCTATAACCTCCAGGCATATCTATGATTTGTCCTTTTCAAATAAATCTATTTTTTCtcccccctgatttgctttggagtCTTTGTTATTGAAtaataacatcaactgctaacaccggttagtcgaggtaatatgtacatgtaggtaaagttagtgactatgcatagattataaaacagagagtagcagcagtgtaaaagaggtgTCTGGAAAGCCCTTTGATTATCTGTtccggagtcttatggctttggagtagaagctgtttagaagccttttcgCCCTCGActtagcgctccggtaccgcttaccgcttgcaaaatcggcagtgtattaaATACTTGTTCCCCCCGctgtatatatttgtaataatgacaattacaacattaatgactgaacaatgaacacttttaacttaatataatacatcaataaaatctatttagtctcaaataaataatgaaacatgtttaatttggtttaaataatgcaaaaaaaaagaagtgttggagaagaaagtaaaagtgcaatatgtgccatgtaagaaagctaacgtttaagttccttgctcagaacatgagaatatatgaaagctggtggttccttttaacatgagtcttcaatattcccaggtaagaagttttaggttgtagttattataggactatttctctctataccatttgtatttcatatacctttgactattggatgttcttataggcactgtagtgttgataggcttgaagtcataaacagctcaatgcttgaagcattgtgaAGAGCTGCTTGCAAaagcacgaaagtgctgtttgaatgaatgattacgaacctgctgctgcctaccattgctcagtcagactgctctagcaaatatcaaatcatagacttaattataatatacaaacacagaaatacgagccttatgtcattaaaatggtcgaatccggaaactatcattcgaaaacaaaacgtttattctttcagtgaaatacggaaccgttccgtattttatctaacgggtggcatccataagtctaaatattgctgttacattgtacaaccttcaatgttgtgtcataattatgtaaaattctggcaaattaattacggtctttgtttggaagaaatggacttcacacagttcgcaacgagccaggcggcccaaactgctgcatataccctgactgcttgcacagaGCGCAAGAAatgtgacacaatttccctagttaaaagaaattcatgttagcaggcaatattacctaaatatgcaggtttaaaaatatgtacttgtgtattgattttaagaaaggcgttgatgtttatggttaggtacattggtgcaacggaCAGTGCTTTTTccgcaaatgcgcttgttaaatcatcacccgtttggcgaagtaggctgtgattcgatgagaaattaataggcaccgcattgattatatgcaacgcaggacaagctagataaactagtaatatcatcaaccatgtgtaggtaactagtgattatgttaagattgtttttttataagtttaatgctagctagcaccttaccttggctccttgctgcactcgcataacaggtagtcagcctgccacacagtctcctcgtggagtgcaatgtaatcggccataatcggtgccCAAAAATGCAGATTAACGATTGTTataaaaacttgaaatcggccctgattaatcggtcgacctctattacagactcagtcagggagtggttgaaaatgtcagtggagacacttgccagtttgtcTGTGCATTCtccgagtacacgtcctggtaatccgtctggccctgtggcgcTGTGAATgtagacctgtttaaaggtcttacatcggctacggagagcgtgatcacacagtcgtccggaacagctggtactctcatgcatgtttcagtgttacttgcctcgaagcgagcatagaagttatttatctcgtctggtaggctcgtgtcactgggcagctctcggctgtgcttccctctgtagtctaatagtttgcaagccctgccacgtccgacgaccgtcggagccggtgtagtacgcaTCGATCCTAGACCTGTAATGAAGCTTTCCCCGTTTGATGCTTCGTCATTCTTAaaaatgtacgtacggtcactgtggggacgacgtcctcgatgcacttattgatgaagccaacgactgatgtggtgtactcctcaatgccaccggaggaatcccggaacatattccagtctgtgctagcaaaacattcctgtagcttagcatctgcttcatctgaccacttccttattgaacCATTCACGTgcgcttcctgctttaattgttgcttgtaatcaggaggatataattatggtcaaatttgccacatggagggcgagggagagctttgtacatgtcTCTGTAAAGGTGATCTTAAGTGTTTTTCCCCtctagttgcacatttaacacGCTGAtataaatgaggtaaaactgatttgagtttccctgcattaaagtccacggccactaggagcgccacctctggttGAACGTTTTCCGGTTTTCTTGTGGCGCCGTATACAGATCTGATGGACGTCACCATCATGAGAACTATCAAGCAAAGTATTAGCCCTGAGAAGACCATAGAGGGGTCCAACCGGCGAGAATGAGTCGCAATTTACTGCattgtttaaaggttttgtaacATAACCCATGCATAATAGTAAAAAAGTAAATGAGTCTCTAACCCGAGTCACAGATCTTTTTGTGGCCTCTTGCCAATCTATTCAGTTGAGTTGGCAAgactgcacaaacagatctgggacgcATTCTAAAATGACTCAGTCCATCTTACAGCCTATTGTATTAAATCTGTCTTACCAGAGCTGGAAGAGTCTGATTTCTTAGTTGGGGCAGTCTTCGCTGGAGTCACCTTGGCTGCTGGCTTTTtagcctcttcctcctcttctgagcTTGAGTCAGAGTCCGAGGAGGACTCAGCAGCCTTGCCCCGGGTCACGGTAGGGGTCGCCTTGGCTGGTGCTACTTTCACTGTCCCCTCGTCGTCATCCTCGGAGCTCGAGGAAGAGGAGCCGTCTTCCACCACCTTCACAGTAGCCTTGGCCCCCACGACAGTCACAGTCTTGGCCCCCTGCTCCTTTACCTTTGCCACCGTTACTGCTGCTGTAGCTGGCGCTACTTTCACAGTCTtcgaaccctcctcctcctcctctgagcTGGAGTCTGAGGAAGAGTCTTCCTTGGCAGGGGTAACCGTTATTTTGACAGCTGTGGACTTAACCCTTATTACTTCTGGCTTCTTAGCCTCTTCTTCATCCTCAGAGCTGGAGTCAGAGTCTTCTGCTGGGGTAGCCTTGGCCGGGGTAGCCTTGGCCGGGGTAGCCTTGGCCGGGGTAGCCTTGGCCGGGGTAGCCTTGGCCGGGGTAGCCTTGGCCGGGATAGACTTGGCCGGGGTAGACTTGGCCGGGGTAGACTTGGCCACTGGCTTCtttgctgcttcttcttcttcagaGCTGGAGTCTAAGAGGAACAAGAGAATCAATGAAACTGTTCACTTCCACTTTAAAATCATAACACCTCAACTCAGGTAAAACAGTTGGAATAGTGGCTcgtcattaaaaaaatattttggacaAGTTTCACAATATATTTCCACAAATCTAACGTAGATTGATGATACTCCATCTAAACAGTCTTTATGCAAAAGTTCACAACAAAAATAGACACTTCTATTTTAGAAATGTGAATTATATTTATCAATAACTCAAACGTACAATACATTGTGGCTTTGACGTCAAGGAGTAACGGCCTGGTGCTGGCGGCAGTGCACTGTACCGGCATGCATGTTTGGTTGAAATGCAAGTAGACGGGAAGAAAGTCCTATTGCGTCAGACagactagggttaggggaacCCCTGGCGTTTCAGTCATACGGGCACAAGTAGGTACTAAAGTGCCCAAAAACTTCTCATGTTATGTTGCTAGTAGATAAACAAATATAGATAGCTGGCTAAGCAAAACGAACTGGCCCACACACTCACGGATTTAGAATGGTGTTTGGCGATGGACTTGTTGTTGCTAGCTTATTCCAACAGAATACGGCCCGTTTTGCTGATATGAAAACGGACATAATTCAAGGCACGTCTTTATGATTGCTCTACTTCCTGATCTTTATTAGCCGATGTAACTTGCAAGGATATCTTTGTAGCCAACGGTTGTGTTAACCATCGTCTGGGTTTACTGCTGCTAGTCGTATCACTTGTGTTAGCATGTGGCTAGCTATAGCTATCAGCAGGCAACAACAGAGTTTTAACCCGTTATAGACGTTCAATGTCTACTATGCTGGTAAAGGTAGATCTTGTTTTTCACAGTAAAAGAAATGTGCTAAAACTGGTagtatgtttttatttaactcgacaagtcagttaagaacaaattattatttacaatgacggcccaggaacagtgggttaactgccttgttcaggggaacagtgggttaactgccttgttcaggggcagaacgacagatttttaccttgtcagctcggggatttgaacttgcacgTGATGTGTTTCACGGCTGCTAGCGGGTTAGCTAGTAAAAGTAATCCAGCAGCAGTGGAAAAGATGCTGTGTTAAAAGCCTGCGTGTTTGCGTAAGTGATCAAAATAACGTTTTAGCTGATAGAGAACAAAGAAATCACAGGATATGGTCAGACGATAAGTTGGTTTTATTCAGAGTGTCAAAATATGTTGTTGTTAAAACAACAGACCTCAGGATGACGTGGGTCTTCGCCGTTTTGTGTGGACAGCGGCTTTCCTCCTGCTAGTGTAGTGGTTCTCTTTTTTACGTCCCTTTCCCCAACGCGACTTCGATCAAATTCatataaaaaatatacatttctaCCGAAATACAAAATGTATAGTGATCTATCATATTGGAACTTTTAGTTTGAAGGATGAAAACAAAATCAGGATGTTGAACAGCAACTGATTATCTTCAACTTTCCCTTTCCCCTGTGCTGAAGATATACGTGTCGTGTTTACCAGCGCTCTAGTCTAGAACCTTAAGAACCAGGGTCTAACAACAGATATAATCTATAGCCTTTAGGAACTCGGGTCTCAAACCTACCTGTGCTCTCAGAGCTGGACTCTGCCTTCCTGGCAGCTGCGGCAGCTTTGGGGGTCACAGTCTTGGCCGGGGTGGTTTTGACCGGGGCTGCTTTAGCTGAGGAGAATAACAAGGTGGCAGATAGCAGCACtcagggccagtttcccagacagatGTAGCTGGTCTTGGACTACAAAACACTTCATTTCAGTTTAGTCTTCTAAATAATGTATGTCCGGGAAACCGGCCCCGAGTACAAACAGTAGTTTGTTACCTGccactttcttcttcttctcctcctcctcatcatcactgCTGTCATCGCTGCTGTCTGAGGAACTACTGTCCTTAGCTGGAGGGGTCTTGACAGGGCCAGAGGGTTTCACCGGGGTCTGTTGGGAGAGACCGAGTCAGTCTAGGAGGTACAGGTATCACTAACTACATTGTGTAGACAGTCTGAAGATATAGCAGCTGTACATGTGGTTTTAATTATCATTGAGGACATGCTAAAACAAGACATTTTTAAAAATCTCACcaaaatatgaagagtgccttggtatTTTTGTTCTAATGTGTACATTGTAGATTTTTCATGAAGATGTGTAATGACTTAGTTTTACGGTTGACTGAGTCTTAATTTCTTGTCTactacccccccaaaaaaacacatttacttcacAATATATAGCTAATGTTCCTTCATCCATTCCTGCGTCGTATGACAGAGGCACGCGAGACTGCTTTTGTTAGATCAAGAAGATACTGTACCACGCCTAGGAAGGGAGGCTGTCATTGACAACACAGCTCCCATGGAAACGTGGACGCCTGTCCTGTTTGTGAGTCCTGGGCACATATTTACAAATAGTCTCAGAATGGGactgctgatttaggatcaggccCCTTCTTGTCAACCGACCTTTAAGTCGTTacgatctaaaaggcaaaactgatcctagatcaggtcTCCTCCACTGAGAGGCTTTTTGAATAGACCCCCCTGGTGAGAGGTTGTGTGTTGTGGATCAGTTTCAGTACCTTAGTGGGTGCCTCGTCTTCACTGGAGCTGTCTTCACTACTGCTGCTGCTCGCAGTCTTCTTCTGAGCTGCTGTCTTAGGGGTCCCCGCTGCAGCCTTTCCCGCCTTAGGGGTCGCGGCTGCAGCCTTTCCCGCCTTAGGGGTCGCGGCTGCAGCCTTTCCCGCCTTAGGGGTCGCGGCAGGAGCCTTTCGTTCTACAGAGCAAGAAGAACAGTCAACAAGACACCCGCACAATGAGGGAAGCAAAGCGTATACAAATATGGGATCATGTCTGCATGGTCGTAAAGCGATCGTCTTGGTCAGGTCTCCGTCTCAAGAGATTCCATGTCTCAAGGGAGTTCATGGTTGAACAAAGGTTAAAATGTACAAAAGTGAGGTCGTACGCACATCCTAATAAAAAAACATGGGTGCTGGGCTAAAGAAAGACACTAGAATCTGACGGAGATCCTTCTGGATCAAAGCGTTATCAAGTAAAGGTGGCGATTGGGGTCATATTCAGTGTCCGCGGGCCTTCCTGTTCCTTCCAAAAGGTTAACATGTACTTACTAGCTGCAGGAGCTTTGGCCTCATCTTCAGACGACTCACTGCTGGAGGCCTTTTTCCTGACTGCTGACCCCGCGGGCGTCTTCACCGGGGCTTTGGCTGCTGCAGGTTTCTGTTTGCAGAGGAACAGATTTAAGAACAGGCTGCAAGAACAGACCTACACCTTCTTCTTTATAACGTATCCAACATCTCAACAGCGAGATGCTTTCATCAGGACACGCATCATCTTCACTAAACCCCCCCCACCATGTTATAGCCTATGGTCAGCCATTATAGCAAACATTGATATTTTatgaggatccccattagccgacaacAAACGGTGACAGCTAATCTTACTGGGGTTCTACACAtaacaaaaaatacatttgacGTTTACAGTCAcaaactacatgttaatgtttttaagatgcatgtgtgtgcatctatcagttccacatacatgtcagtacatacacacaaccagtaggtcacatgggggggggggggggggttatgccgtgaggtgttgctttatctgtttttataaaccaggtttgctgttcactacATAAGATGGGAGGTCCAtgcaatcatggctctgtataatactatacgtttccttgaatttgttctggagcTGGCCATAGATCAGGCGGTATGGTTAGGGTCAGGCGGTATGGTTAGGGTCAGGCGGTATGGTTAGGGTCAGGCGGTATGGTTAGGGTCAGGCGGTATGGTTAGGGTCAGGCGGTATGGTTAGGGTCAGGCGGTATGGTTAGGGTCAGGCGGTATGGTTAGGGTCAGGCGGTATGGTTAGGGTCAGGCGGTATGGTTAGGGTCAGGCGGTATGGTTAGGGTCAGGCGGTATGGTTAGGGTCAGGCGGTATGGTTAGGGTCAGGCGGTATGGTTAGGGTCAGGCGGTATGGTTAGGGATTTTAACATAATAAAAGAGAAGATGAATTGTAAAACATAGCTTGTGTACCTTTGCTACAGCCTCCTCCTCGTCACTGGAATCATCGCTGCTGCTGGAGTCTGATTTAGCCGGGCGTGGGGCCTTGGCTGCTAACAAAAAGACATCAAGAAAACCGTTAAAACGGTAGACTCAGCAAAATTACATTGCCACGAGCAACACCGGAGATAATGAGAAGAGCGAGATGCAAGACTCTGCTCGAACAGCATCTGTGCATGGGTTCACTTCACAACGTCGTAACCAGGGtaccaaaacagcagagaagttgAGCCTCACGCTTCAACTCTTTGTGTATGCCAAAATCTACCCAATATGCTGTTTACATTTCTCAGAGTgcaccttttttttttacccccgtTTTCGTGATAGCCAATTGATAGTTACagtctgcaactcccgtacggactcgggagtcgaacgtcgagagccgtgcgtcctctgaaacacgacccagccgcactgcttcttgacacaaggcACGCTTAAACCGGAAtcaagccgcaccaatgtgtcagaggaaacaccgtacacctggcgaccttgtCAGCGTGaattgcacccggcccgccacaggagtcgctggtgctcgatgggacaagaacatcctggccggccaaacccCCCCCCCTACCCAGGATGACTTTGGGCCAATGATGCGTCACCTCCGGGGTCTCA
Proteins encoded:
- the LOC129812784 gene encoding nucleolar and coiled-body phosphoprotein 1-like isoform X1, coding for MAEQSSVPSDLYKHVYSFLLENKFTKAAQLFIKQAKVPPQDEKEAAGLLDIFNFWVKSPEAKKRKALPIGPKTSGSPSAKKAKTAESSSEESSSDEEEAAAPVKAAPTAAKAPRPAKSDSSSSDDSSDEEEAVAKKPAAAKAPVKTPAGSAVRKKASSSESSEDEAKAPAAKRKAPAATPKAGKAAAATPKAGKAAAATPKAGKAAAGTPKTAAQKKTASSSSSEDSSSEDEAPTKTPVKPSGPVKTPPAKDSSSSDSSDDSSDDEEEEKKKKVAAKAAPVKTTPAKTVTPKAAAAARKAESSSESTDSSSEEEEAAKKPVAKSTPAKSTPAKSIPAKATPAKATPAKATPAKATPAKATPAKATPAEDSDSSSEDEEEAKKPEVIRVKSTAVKITVTPAKEDSSSDSSSEEEEEGSKTVKVAPATAAVTVAKVKEQGAKTVTVVGAKATVKVVEDGSSSSSSEDDDEGTVKVAPAKATPTVTRGKAAESSSDSDSSSEEEEEAKKPAAKVTPAKTAPTKKSDSSSSDSDSSSEDETPAKPAAAAPAKAPAKAPAKAPAKAPAKAPAKAPAKAPAKAPAKAPAKAPAKAATANSSDSDSSSEDDEPPAKKATPASVAKPGSKLATPVTKPGSKPATPVTKPGSKPATPVTKPASKPATPVVTKSAPAKAAAESSSDSDSSDSEDQAAAAKKTPTKRAAKSPAVKTPAKAAESSSSEESSSEEEEASKKAVKPTTTPKTTPKTTAAARPKAKEDSSSSSDSSDEEAAAPKPAAVKATTPASAKKAAESSSDSSDSSDSEVETEAAKTTPAKPALTNGKPATPKATTSAVKATKPTKAAESSSSEETSSEEEASKKTATPKTTPAARPKTKEASSSSDDSSSEEEAAVKAPAAVTTPIANGTVNGKRKRDGEASSEDEEELTTPKNKKATTTKPQTFPKVSKKINVPFRRIREEDIDVDNRLADNSFDAKRGSDGDWGQRANDVLRFTKGKSFRHEKTKKKRGSYCGGAISQSVNSIKFDSD
- the LOC129812784 gene encoding nucleolar protein dao-5-like isoform X3, with the protein product MAEQSSVPSDLYKHVYSFLLENKFTKAAQLFIKQAKVPPQDEKEAAGLLDIFNFWVKSPEAKKRKALPIGPKTSGSPSAKKAKTAESSSEESSSDEEEAAAPVKAAPTAAKAPRPAKSDSSSSDDSSDEEEAVAKKPAAAKAPVKTPAGSAVRKKASSSESSEDEAKAPAAKRKAPAATPKAGKAAAATPKAGKAAAATPKAGKAAAGTPKTAAQKKTASSSSSEDSSSEDEAPTKTPVKPSGPVKTPPAKDSSSSDSSDDSSDDEEEEKKKKVAAKAAPVKTTPAKTVTPKAAAAARKAESSSESTDSSSEEEEAAKKPVAKSTPAKSTPAKSIPAKATPAKATPAKATPAKATPAKATPAKATPAEDSDSSSEDEEEAKKPEVIRVKSTAVKITVTPAKEDSSSDSSSEEEEEGSKTVKVAPATAAVTVAKVKEQGAKTVTVVGAKATVKVVEDGSSSSSSEDDDEGTVKVAPAKATPTVTRGKAAESSSDSDSSSEEEEEAKKPAAKVTPAKTAPTKKSDSSSSDSDSSSEDETPAKPAAAAPAKAPAKAPAKAPAKAPAKAPAKAPAKAPAKAPAKAPAKAPAKAATANSSDSDSSSEDDEPPAKKATPASVAKPGSKLATPVTKPGSKPATPVTKPGSKPATPVTKPASKPATPVVTKSAPAKAAAESSSDSDSSDSEDQAAAAKKTPTKRAAKSPAVKTPAKAAESSSSEESSSEEEEASKKAVKPTTTPKTTPKTTAAARPKAKEDSSSSSDSSDEEAAAPKPAAVKATTPASAKKAAESSSDSSDSSDSEVETEAAKTTPAKPALTNGKPATPKATTSAVKATKPTKAAESSSSEETSSEEEASKKTATPKTTPAARPKTKEASSSSDDSSSEEEAAVKAPAAVTTPIANGTVNGKRKRDGEASSEDEEELTTPKNKKATTTKPQTFPKVSKKNKRGGH
- the LOC129812784 gene encoding nucleolar and coiled-body phosphoprotein 1-like isoform X2; the encoded protein is MAEQSSVPSDLYKHVYSFLLENKFTKAAQLFIKQAKVPPQDEKEAAGLLDIFNFWVKSPEAKKRKALPIGPKTSGSPSAKKAKTAESSSEESSSDEEEAAAPVKAAPTAKAPRPAKSDSSSSDDSSDEEEAVAKKPAAAKAPVKTPAGSAVRKKASSSESSEDEAKAPAAKRKAPAATPKAGKAAAATPKAGKAAAATPKAGKAAAGTPKTAAQKKTASSSSSEDSSSEDEAPTKTPVKPSGPVKTPPAKDSSSSDSSDDSSDDEEEEKKKKVAAKAAPVKTTPAKTVTPKAAAAARKAESSSESTDSSSEEEEAAKKPVAKSTPAKSTPAKSIPAKATPAKATPAKATPAKATPAKATPAKATPAEDSDSSSEDEEEAKKPEVIRVKSTAVKITVTPAKEDSSSDSSSEEEEEGSKTVKVAPATAAVTVAKVKEQGAKTVTVVGAKATVKVVEDGSSSSSSEDDDEGTVKVAPAKATPTVTRGKAAESSSDSDSSSEEEEEAKKPAAKVTPAKTAPTKKSDSSSSDSDSSSEDETPAKPAAAAPAKAPAKAPAKAPAKAPAKAPAKAPAKAPAKAPAKAPAKAPAKAATANSSDSDSSSEDDEPPAKKATPASVAKPGSKLATPVTKPGSKPATPVTKPGSKPATPVTKPASKPATPVVTKSAPAKAAAESSSDSDSSDSEDQAAAAKKTPTKRAAKSPAVKTPAKAAESSSSEESSSEEEEASKKAVKPTTTPKTTPKTTAAARPKAKEDSSSSSDSSDEEAAAPKPAAVKATTPASAKKAAESSSDSSDSSDSEVETEAAKTTPAKPALTNGKPATPKATTSAVKATKPTKAAESSSSEETSSEEEASKKTATPKTTPAARPKTKEASSSSDDSSSEEEAAVKAPAAVTTPIANGTVNGKRKRDGEASSEDEEELTTPKNKKATTTKPQTFPKVSKKINVPFRRIREEDIDVDNRLADNSFDAKRGSDGDWGQRANDVLRFTKGKSFRHEKTKKKRGSYCGGAISQSVNSIKFDSD